From one Agrobacterium fabrum str. C58 genomic stretch:
- a CDS encoding glucan 1,4-alpha-glucosidase, giving the protein MRAALDFAPGAPGIDARWTSSAKNGVGTALSNTSPIWFTLSHGILNEVYYPRIDSACIRDLGLVVTRDDGYFSEEKRDCTSLTQPFESGIPAFHVTNTATDGAYRIEKQVITDPARACVLLHVSFSPLKGKMGDYRVSVLLAPHLVNAGNLNSAWIGDYEGRRVLFAVGRSRYLALVCDGPWRAASAGFVGVSDGWQQLRRHGRLIEEFQRADDGNVSLAAEIDFSDAHDTATLALGFGQTEYEAASCAVASLKSGFRRAHDAYIANWRGWQDSLCPLDRDTHHGVNSYRVSTAVLAAHRAADRPGAVVASLSIPWGASKGDDDLGGYHLIWPRDLVEAAGGFLAAGDHDEALAILDYLRQVQQPSGRWPQNLWLDGKPYWPGVQMDECAFPILLADMLHRHGHLDHAARADYMPMIRSAAAYILANGPTTGEDRWEEDAGYSPFTLAVEIAALLAAADLLDMEGDAAEATHLRQTADCWNEQIERWTFAGDQTMCAQLGISGHYVRIASPGTTDAVQLSGMTPILNQTPDRAFLPTSDVISPDALALVRFGLRAPDDPHILATVKAIDHCLRAELPQGPVWYRYTGDGYGEHADGTAFDGTGQGRPWPLLTGERAHYELAAGRRGAAEALLTTMEKSAGQSGLFPEQVWDQPDLPDRELFYGSPSGSAMPLVWAHAEHIKLLRSLADGSVFDMPPQGVERYIRNKTPSHLRIWCFNNTISAMPTGKVLRLELADNAIVHWSADSWATSTDTNTTASGLGTHFADLPVQELAAGGTVVFTFYWRDAGVWENEDFTVRLGE; this is encoded by the coding sequence ATGCGTGCCGCACTTGATTTCGCACCCGGCGCACCCGGCATTGACGCACGCTGGACGTCGAGCGCCAAGAATGGCGTGGGAACCGCGCTGTCGAACACCTCACCAATCTGGTTCACGCTCAGCCACGGCATCCTCAACGAGGTCTATTACCCGAGGATCGATAGTGCCTGCATCCGCGATCTCGGTCTTGTGGTCACCAGAGATGACGGATACTTTTCAGAAGAGAAACGGGACTGCACCTCCCTTACCCAACCTTTCGAGAGTGGAATTCCCGCGTTCCACGTCACCAATACGGCGACAGATGGAGCCTATCGGATTGAAAAACAGGTCATCACCGATCCGGCGCGGGCCTGTGTTCTTCTGCATGTGTCCTTCTCGCCCTTGAAGGGAAAGATGGGGGATTACCGTGTAAGCGTTCTTCTGGCGCCGCATCTAGTCAATGCCGGTAATCTCAACTCCGCCTGGATAGGGGATTATGAAGGGCGTCGGGTCTTGTTTGCGGTCGGCCGCTCACGATATCTCGCTCTGGTCTGCGACGGTCCCTGGCGCGCCGCAAGTGCGGGATTTGTTGGCGTCTCCGATGGCTGGCAACAATTGCGCCGGCACGGACGCCTCATTGAGGAATTCCAGCGGGCGGATGACGGCAATGTTTCGCTGGCTGCGGAAATCGATTTTAGCGATGCCCATGACACCGCGACGTTGGCGCTCGGTTTCGGCCAGACCGAATATGAAGCTGCATCCTGTGCTGTCGCAAGTCTGAAGTCCGGCTTCAGACGCGCACACGATGCCTATATCGCCAACTGGCGTGGCTGGCAGGACAGTCTTTGCCCCCTCGACCGCGATACCCATCACGGCGTCAATTCCTATCGCGTCTCGACCGCCGTGCTTGCCGCGCATCGTGCCGCTGACCGGCCTGGAGCCGTCGTGGCGAGCCTGTCGATCCCGTGGGGAGCCTCCAAGGGCGATGACGATCTTGGCGGATATCATTTGATATGGCCGCGGGATCTGGTGGAAGCCGCCGGCGGGTTTCTAGCGGCCGGTGATCACGATGAGGCTTTGGCCATCCTTGATTATCTGCGCCAGGTGCAGCAACCCTCGGGGCGGTGGCCGCAAAATCTCTGGCTGGATGGCAAGCCCTATTGGCCGGGCGTTCAGATGGACGAATGCGCCTTTCCGATCCTGCTTGCGGATATGCTGCATCGGCACGGCCACCTCGACCACGCCGCAAGGGCGGATTACATGCCAATGATCCGCAGCGCTGCGGCTTATATTCTGGCAAACGGCCCGACGACCGGCGAGGACAGGTGGGAGGAAGATGCAGGCTACAGCCCGTTTACGCTTGCCGTCGAGATCGCCGCGCTGCTTGCCGCTGCTGATCTGTTGGATATGGAGGGCGATGCGGCCGAAGCCACGCATCTGCGGCAGACAGCCGATTGCTGGAATGAGCAGATCGAAAGGTGGACGTTTGCCGGTGACCAGACCATGTGCGCGCAGCTTGGTATTTCGGGCCATTATGTTCGCATCGCTTCTCCCGGTACCACCGATGCCGTTCAGCTCTCGGGCATGACGCCTATACTCAACCAGACACCGGATCGCGCTTTCCTGCCAACAAGCGATGTCATCAGCCCTGATGCACTTGCGCTGGTCCGCTTCGGCCTGCGCGCACCGGACGATCCCCACATTCTCGCAACCGTCAAGGCGATCGATCATTGCCTGCGCGCCGAGCTGCCGCAGGGGCCGGTCTGGTACAGGTACACGGGCGACGGGTATGGTGAGCACGCTGATGGAACAGCATTTGACGGCACGGGTCAGGGCAGGCCATGGCCCCTTCTGACCGGCGAGCGCGCCCATTACGAACTTGCTGCGGGCAGACGCGGGGCGGCGGAAGCTTTGCTGACCACAATGGAAAAATCGGCGGGGCAGAGCGGCCTTTTCCCCGAGCAGGTCTGGGATCAACCCGATCTTCCCGACAGGGAGCTGTTTTATGGCTCCCCGTCGGGCAGCGCGATGCCGCTGGTCTGGGCGCATGCAGAACATATCAAGCTTCTGCGTTCGCTTGCCGATGGCTCCGTTTTCGACATGCCGCCGCAGGGTGTGGAGCGCTACATCCGCAACAAGACACCGTCGCATCTTCGAATCTGGTGCTTCAACAACACGATATCAGCCATGCCCACCGGCAAGGTTCTGCGGCTTGAACTGGCGGATAATGCCATCGTGCACTGGAGCGCCGACAGCTGGGCGACGAGCACAGATACAAATACGACGGCCTCCGGTCTCGGCACGCATTTTGCGGACTTGCCCGTGCAGGAACTGGCGGCCGGCGGCACGGTAGTTTTCACCTTCTACTGGCGAGATGCTGGAGTGTGGGAAAACGAGGACTTTACCGTTCGCCTGGGCGAATGA